The Brassica napus cultivar Da-Ae unplaced genomic scaffold, Da-Ae ScsIHWf_1455;HRSCAF=2045, whole genome shotgun sequence genome window below encodes:
- the LOC125597400 gene encoding serine/threonine-protein kinase WAG1, which yields MEDDGYYLETDLDFSFTSTATDRTFTSSSARSSLARSSLTLSFNDRLSTATTPSTTTSAAATTLHHRRQDPHWTAIRAATTLSSDGRLHLRHLKLVRLLGTGNLGRVFLCHLRDCPTPTAFALKVIDRDTLTAKKLSHVQTEAEILSMLDHPFLPTLYARIDASHYTCLLIDYCPNGDLHSLLRKQPGNRLPVSSVRFFAAEVLVALEYLHALGIVYRDLKPENILIREDGHIMLSDFDLCFKADVVPTFRSRRFRRVSTPPSSPRRLRRSRRGGCCFSTEVEYEREEIVAEFAAEPVTAFSKSCVGTHEYLAPELVAGNGHGSGVDWWAFGIFLHEMLHGTTPFKGATKEQTLRKIASSDDVAFPLELEEEGIREAKDLIQKLLVKDPMKRLGCARGAQDIKRHPFFEGIKWPLIRNYKPPEIRGLVKKSTKAHACHVTAVSSPRRRKWLWWALSNLLRSKSLKGSNSKIQSNNNYYHYVGKSYNASRKRV from the coding sequence ATGGAAGACGACGGTTATTACCTCGAAACCGATCTCGATTTCAGCTTCACCTCCACCGCCACAGACCGGACCTTCACCTCCTCAAGCGCTCGCTCCAGTCTCGCTCGTTCAAGCCTCACCTTAAGCTTCAACGACAGACTCTCCACTGCTACAACACCTTCCACCACCACTTCCGCCGCCGCGACAACGCTCCACCACCGTCGCCAAGATCCTCACTGGACAGCAATCAGAGCCGCGACAACGCTCTCCTCCGATGGACGTCTCCATCTCCGCCACCTAAAACTCGTCCGCCTCCTCGGAACCGGAAACCTGGGCCGTGTATTCCTCTGCCACCTCCGTGACTGCCCAACCCCCACGGCATTCGCGCTTAAAGTCATCGACCGTGATACTCTCACGGCGAAGAAGCTTTCGCACGTGCAAACGGAGGCGGAGATCCTCTCCATGCTAGACCACCCGTTCTTGCCTACACTCTACGCACGTATCGACGCTTCTCACTACACTTGTCTCCTCATTGATTACTGTCCCAACGGAGACTTACATTCCTTGCTACGTAAGCAACCTGGTAACCGGTTACCGGTTTCATCGGTTAGATTCTTCGCCGCCGAAGTACTCGTCGCCTTAGAGTATCTCCACGCTCTCGGTATCGTGTACCGAGATCTCAAACCGGAGAACATCTTGATCCGTGAAGACGGACACATCATGCTCTCAGATTTCGATCTCTGCTTCAAAGCCGACGTCGTTCCCACTTTCCGATCTCGACGTTTCCGGAGAGTTTCGACTCCGCCGTCGTCTCCGAGAAGGTTGAGGAGGAGTCGACGCGGCGGTTGCTGCTTCTCCACGGAGGTAGAGTACGAGAGAGAGGAGATAGTGGCTGAGTTCGCGGCGGAGCCAGTGACGGCGTTTTCTAAGTCGTGCGTTGGAACTCACGAGTATCTAGCGCCGGAGCTCGTCGCCGGAAACGGACACGGAAGCGGCGTAGACTGGTGGGCGTTTGGGATATTTCTCCACGAGATGTTACATGGAACAACGCCGTTTAAAGGTGCGACCAAAGAACAAACCCTGCGCAAGATAGCGTCGAGTGATGACGTGGCGTTTCCGTTGGAGTTGGAGGAAGAGGGAATAAGAGAAGCGAAGGATTTGATTCAGAAGCTGTTGGTGAAGGATCCAATGAAGAGACTAGGTTGCGCCAGGGGTGCGCAGGATATCAAAAGGCATCCGTTTTTCGAAGGGATCAAGTGGCCGTTGATTAGAAACTATAAGCCGCCGGAGATTCGAGGTCTGGTGAAGAAGTCGACGAAGGCACATGCTTGTCACGTGACTGCTGTGTCATCGCCACGTAGGAGGAAGTGGTTGTGGTGGGCCTTATCGAATTTACTGCGAAGTAAAAGCTTGAAAGGGAGTAACAGTAAGATCCAGAGCAACAATAATTACTATCATTATGTGGGTAAAAGCTATAACGCGAGTCGCAAACGCGTTTAA